AGAAGCTTGGGCTAGGGGCGATTTTGAACGCTACATGCGTTTTTATAACCCCGATTTCACTCGCTATGACGGCATGAAATTCAACGCTTTTAAAGAGTATAAAAAAAGGGTGTTTGCAAAAAATGAAAAAAAGAATATCGCTTTTTCCTCTATCAATGTGATCCCTTACCCCAACTCTCAAAACAAACGCTTGTTTTATGTGGTGTTTGACCAAGATTATAAGGCCTATCAGCATAACAAACTCTCTTATAGCTCCAATTCTCAAAAAGAACTCTATATAGAGATTGAAAACAATCAAGTGTCTATTATAATGGAAAAATAAGGCTCTGTTTTAATTAGGGTAATCTAAGCGGATTTTTCTAACCCATTCAGTCAAGCCTAAACAAGTTTGATGAAAAACTACAGAGCTTCCATGGCTTTTTCATAGCCAAATTCTGCGGATTTTTGCAAGAATTTTTTAGCCCTGTCCTTTTTCTTTCTAGTGCCAAGTCCTTCTTTATAAGCGATCCCAATCCTATAAAGAATTTCCCCCATTTGTTGTTTGAGTAAAATAATATTGCTTGAAATTTCAGCAATGTCTTCCCAAGAAAGTGTCTTATCTTTGATTTGAAGGGCTTTCTTAACAAGTATTTCAAATTTCTTTCCAAATTTTATAGGATTCGCGCTCAAACCTGAAAGATCAATGAATCGCGATCCAATAAGCATACTAGTGAACGCAAGGTTTGGTAATCTAAAATTGTTAGCAAAATAATTTGTGCTTTTATTAGAAAACATGCGAACCACATGCCTGTAAGTCTTGAGCGCTTGTTTCAAATCCTTTTTCATCCATAAGCCTTCTGCTTGCATGCGTCCTAAAATAAGAGCGCCCCCTAATAACCCACTCCCATACCCTTTGATAGCGTTTTGTGCATAGAATTGCGCTTTTTTGTAATCCACTTTCACGCCCTTTCCCTCCAAATACATTTTGGCTAAATAAACATTGCCAAGCCCAATGCTGTATTCTTGCGCCAATTTAAAATCTTTAAAGGCTTGTTTGTATTGGCCTTGATTAAAATGGTCTAAACCATTTTCAAAATAATATGTCTTATGATTTCGTGCAATTTCATCCCACTGATTTCGCGCCCTTTCATCCCAATCATCACTTATGCTAATATATTCATCAGCTATACAAAGTGAAAACGGCAACAATAAACCCAATAAAAGCAATAAAGGCTTTAAAAAAGAGAGGGTGGTGCGATAAAAATCTTTAAACATGTCAAGTCCTTTTACAATTTGAGCCATTCTTTAGCCTGTTTTTCTAGCCAGATCACAAGCGAACTTTCAAAGCAATTTAAATGGATAGCAGCAAGCTTAATCGATCTAACTTAAACGCTTCATTCTATCAAATCATCTCTTTTTAGACTACAAACAACAGCATAATGGCGACAAGCAATAGGGAGATGGTTTCATATTTTTTGCTATAATAACATGAATTTGTTTCATAGTAACAAATTGAGAATATACCTTATGGAGGTAACACTATGGCTGACATAATCAATACAACTGAAACAACCCATGAAACAAAGAAACCAAACGCTTTTGTAAATTTTTTCAAAAACAGTCTGGCTGATAAGCGTTATGATGCATTAGGTCTCATTGGAGCAGGGGTTTTATGTTGTGTCTTGAGCGGTGCTATGGGGATTGTTGGGATAATTTTTGTCGCAATAGGAATCTTTTTGTCTTTTTCTAATATCAACTTAGTGAAATTAGTTGAAAAATTGTCCAAAAAACAACCTAAAGCGGCAACAACTGTCAATAACGAAACCCAAAAATCTCAAGCAACAAGCGTTACTAACGGACCAACTGAAGCTAAAGAGACTAAAGATTGAGGCAAAACAACGATTTTGACTGAAGAAAGAATGAGAGAAAATTTCAAAAATTTAGGTGTTCTAGTGGTTTATTACTCACTGCATGACCCACACAAGCGACCTATAAATTCTTTTTCTCTAAAGACTTCTAATATCATAGGATTCTCTATTTTTATCTGCGAACACGCACAAAAAGAAATCATGCAAAAAGTGGCTTCAAGATACACTGACGATTCAAATAAGTTCAACATCAAACCCAAAGAAAAGATTGATGAGAATGTCATTAACGCATTAGAGACAAGTTTGAAATCTAAAGGGGTCGTTTCAGAAACTCTAGAAAGTATCAAAGAAGCTAAAAACAACAAAGAGTATGAGAATTTGTCCAATAGGGGGTTTTTAAGGGCTAAATTGGATCAAGGGGTATGGATCAACTTTCAGGAGTCTCTAGGCTACAACTTGAGTACCCTACAAAAAAAGGCAATCTCTCTGTTAAAAATCAGCCCCAATCAGATATTAGAATTAGTCCAAAAACTATACATGAAAGGGCATATAAGCTATCCTACTGAATATTTGTTTGAAGAGACTTTCAAAAAAAACTTATATAAGATTTACAAAGACTCAGAAAATGATTGCTTCAACAAGAATGTGGCTGATGAAGAAAAAGTTCTTTTAGAGTTTCCTAGCAGAAAATTCACTCCCAATGAGCTTTTTACAGCTGCATTACTTACCTTAAATGCAATGGAATTTTGTCTCTATATCAATTCTGAAAAAAAAGGAAACTAATGTTTAGAAAACTAGCAACCGCTGTATCGCTCATAGGCTTACTAACCTCTAACACTCTTTATGCTAAAGAAATAAGTGAAGCCGATAAGGTCATTAAGGCCACTAAAGAAACTAAAGAGACCAAGAAAGAAGCTAAACGACTCAAAAAAGAAGCTAAACAGCGCCAACAGATCCCTGATCATAAGAAACCTCAATATGCCTCTGTTGATGACACAAAAACTCAAGCGCTGTTTGATATATACGACACCTTGAATGTGAATGACAAAAGCTTTGGGGATTGGTTTGGTAATAGCGCTTTGAAAGACAAAACCTATCTCTACGCTATGGATCTATTGGATTACAACAACTATTTATCCATAGAAAACCCCATTATCAAAACAAGAGCAATGGGGACTTATGCGGATCTCATCATCATCACAGGTTCGTTAGAACAGGTCAATGGGTATTACAACATTCTAAAAGCGCTCAACAAACGAAACGCTAAGTTTGTGTTAAAAATCAATGAGAACATGCCTTATGCCCAAGCGACTTTTTTAAGAGTGCCAAAAAGAAGCGATCCCAATGCCCACACGCTTGATAAGGGAGCGTCAATTGATGAGAATAAGCTTTTTGAACAACAAAAACGCGCGTATTTCAACTACGCCAACGATGTGATCTGCAGACCTAATGATGAAGTGTGTTCGCCCCTAAGAGATGAGATGGTAGCTATGCCTAGTAACGATAGCGTTATTCAAAAACCCAATATCGTTGCTCCTTATAGCTTGTATAGACTCAAAGAGACAAATAACGCCAATGAGGCCCAACCATCACCTTATGCCACCCAAACCGCTCCTGAAAACAGCAAAGAGAAGCTCATAGAAGAGCTAATCGCTAACTCCCAACTCATAGCCAATGAGGAAGAGAGGGAAAAGAAACTCTTAGCAGAAAAAGAAAAACAAGAGGCTGAATTGGCTAAATACAAGCTCAAAGACTTAGAAAATCAAAAGAAACTAAAAGCTTTAGAAGCAGAGTTGAAAAAGAAAAACGCTAAGAAACCTAGAGTAGTGGAAGTGCCTGTTTCTCCTCAAACAAGTAATTCTGATGAAACAATGAGAGTTGTCAAAGAAAAAGAGAACTATAATGGGTTATTAGTGGATAAGGAGACCACGATCAAAAGAAGCTATGAGGGGACTTTGATCAGTGAAAATTCTTACAGCAAAAAAACGCCTCTCAACCCTAATGACTTGAGGAACTTAGAAGAAGAAATCAAAAGCTACTACATCAAGTCTAACGGCTTGTGTTACGCTAATGGCATTAGCCTCTATGCAAAAATCAAAAACGACCCCTATAAAGAGGGAATGCTGTGTGGTTATGAGAGTGTTCAAAATCTGCTCTCACCTCTAAAGGACAAGCTCAAATACGACAAGCAGAAGTTACAAAAAGCGTTACTGAAAGATTCAAAGTAAGTTAAAGTTTTGTTTGAGAAATGGATTGGTCTGACTTTGCTTCTTAATTCCTTAGCCTATCCATGCCAAAAGGTAACCATTAGTTTCAAGCAGTATGAAAATCTTATCCATATCCATCAAAAAGGTTGCAACAATGAAGTGGTGTGCAGAACGCTTATTTCTATCGCTTTGTTAGAAAGCTCTCTAGGGTTGAATAACAAGCGCGAAATTTCCACAAAAGACACTTCTTATTCCATGTTTCATATCACTTTAAACACCGCTAAAAAATTCTATCCTACCTACTCTAAAACGCTCCTCAAAACCAAATTGTTAAACGATGTGGATTTTGCGATCCAATTAGCCAAACAAATTTTAAAAGAAAATTTTGATTATTACCGCCAAAAACACCCCAACAAAAGCGTGTACCAATTAGTAGAAATGGCCATAGGCGCTTACAATGGGGGAATGAAACACAACCCTAATGGCGCTTACGTGAAGAAGTTTCGTTGCATTTATTCTCAAGTACATTACAACGAATAAAGCATGCTAGAATTAACTTATTTTGAATCTTTATAATTTTTATAAGCAATCTTGGTGGTATACTCCTACTATCTTACAAATTTATAATAATATTATTTGCATCATTATCTTTTAATCTTTTTAAAATATATTTTGATTCTTTTTGTTAAGATATTCTGTCTTTTTATTTTTTGGAATAGGCTTTTTGCCTTCCTTATAAGAACATATAGCGTAAGAACTCTTCCAATTCGCACCATTTTCTCTGAGCATGGGTGCTGTAAGAATGACTTGATGAATTTTAACCTAGTGCATGCAACAATCCACTAAGAGCGATGGCTGGCAAATCAAAGAACACACAAGCTTTTAGTGAGTGAAAATTCCATTAAA
This is a stretch of genomic DNA from Helicobacter pylori. It encodes these proteins:
- a CDS encoding sel1 repeat family protein translates to MFKDFYRTTLSFLKPLLLLLGLLLPFSLCIADEYISISDDWDERARNQWDEIARNHKTYYFENGLDHFNQGQYKQAFKDFKLAQEYSIGLGNVYLAKMYLEGKGVKVDYKKAQFYAQNAIKGYGSGLLGGALILGRMQAEGLWMKKDLKQALKTYRHVVRMFSNKSTNYFANNFRLPNLAFTSMLIGSRFIDLSGLSANPIKFGKKFEILVKKALQIKDKTLSWEDIAEISSNIILLKQQMGEILYRIGIAYKEGLGTRKKKDRAKKFLQKSAEFGYEKAMEAL
- a CDS encoding cag pathogenicity island protein Cag1 — translated: MADIINTTETTHETKKPNAFVNFFKNSLADKRYDALGLIGAGVLCCVLSGAMGIVGIIFVAIGIFLSFSNINLVKLVEKLSKKQPKAATTVNNETQKSQATSVTNGPTEAKETKD
- a CDS encoding type IV secretion system apparatus protein Cag3; translation: MFRKLATAVSLIGLLTSNTLYAKEISEADKVIKATKETKETKKEAKRLKKEAKQRQQIPDHKKPQYASVDDTKTQALFDIYDTLNVNDKSFGDWFGNSALKDKTYLYAMDLLDYNNYLSIENPIIKTRAMGTYADLIIITGSLEQVNGYYNILKALNKRNAKFVLKINENMPYAQATFLRVPKRSDPNAHTLDKGASIDENKLFEQQKRAYFNYANDVICRPNDEVCSPLRDEMVAMPSNDSVIQKPNIVAPYSLYRLKETNNANEAQPSPYATQTAPENSKEKLIEELIANSQLIANEEEREKKLLAEKEKQEAELAKYKLKDLENQKKLKALEAELKKKNAKKPRVVEVPVSPQTSNSDETMRVVKEKENYNGLLVDKETTIKRSYEGTLISENSYSKKTPLNPNDLRNLEEEIKSYYIKSNGLCYANGISLYAKIKNDPYKEGMLCGYESVQNLLSPLKDKLKYDKQKLQKALLKDSK
- a CDS encoding sodium:calcium antiporter, coding for MFEKWIGLTLLLNSLAYPCQKVTISFKQYENLIHIHQKGCNNEVVCRTLISIALLESSLGLNNKREISTKDTSYSMFHITLNTAKKFYPTYSKTLLKTKLLNDVDFAIQLAKQILKENFDYYRQKHPNKSVYQLVEMAIGAYNGGMKHNPNGAYVKKFRCIYSQVHYNE